In Methanobrevibacter millerae, one genomic interval encodes:
- a CDS encoding GerW family sporulation protein translates to MVDNIKTTVEELRKLVNVNNVIGTPIETEDKILIPVMRMGVGFGAGESLFGKDGGNAAGAGAGVEPISMVMIPKKGNDAEGVRVLDLSKGNETNKALSDIGLIITDIVKSYMNTNDDIDEEEFIEPEFTTYDEEKESKE, encoded by the coding sequence ATGGTAGACAACATAAAAACAACGGTTGAAGAATTGCGTAAACTTGTTAATGTCAACAATGTGATTGGAACACCTATTGAAACCGAAGATAAAATCCTCATTCCAGTAATGAGAATGGGAGTGGGTTTCGGTGCAGGTGAAAGCCTTTTCGGTAAGGACGGAGGAAACGCTGCAGGAGCAGGTGCCGGTGTTGAACCGATTTCAATGGTCATGATTCCTAAAAAAGGAAATGACGCTGAAGGCGTTCGCGTACTCGACTTAAGCAAAGGAAATGAAACCAACAAGGCTTTATCCGACATAGGTTTAATCATTACCGACATTGTAAAAAGTTACATGAACACGAACGACGACATCGATGAGGAAGAGTTTATTGAACCTGAATTTACAACATACGATGAAGAAAAAGAAAGCAAAGAATAG
- a CDS encoding TfoX/Sxy family DNA transformation protein, whose protein sequence is MGDLSKLPNIGKVLERQLNDVGINTEDDLINIGSKECDEANYKPGALST, encoded by the coding sequence ATGGGTGATTTGTCTAAACTGCCCAATATAGGCAAAGTCCTTGAGAGGCAATTGAACGACGTTGGAATCAACACTGAGGATGATTTAATTAATATCGGAAGCAAAGAATGTGATGAAGCAAATTATAAACCTGGGGCATTGTCCACATAA
- a CDS encoding DUF3100 domain-containing protein: protein MRHTGGDFITDQTHIYREKTDRAIKKRPPWVEYNLHIIVLGLVIISMFIGVIEINITDNIKIVLLPLLYALIMGLALFLAKPIKFVGRDQAKVAEGVMVLFIGVLIAKLAISSGRSLDDIFNVGPALILQQFGDLGTLIALPVALLLGFRREVIGMTSSICREPNLGIIIDKYGFKSPEARGVLAIFVIGSIIGTAFISLLSSISISVLPIHPYAFAMASGIGSASMNAASLASISHAFPSMATEFEAFAGCSNLLSFCFGIYMCMFVSIPLAEKLYAWLSPHILKGDEDSIDDEYDIQEVKEDKYLSKEELTLGKIKRWGALLLVFSIIVTVGNVVGYHTRVIDSFIGMIIISLITIIGMSLERLIPYDIQSIIYISLIGIIIAIPGVPTSSFVMHYVSQINLATICTAFLAYVGIAIGNDWGEFKKIGWKGIIITMIVISGTYLGSATIAHLTLAVTGMI, encoded by the coding sequence ATGCGCCATACCGGAGGAGATTTTATTACTGATCAGACACACATTTATAGAGAAAAAACCGATAGGGCCATTAAAAAGAGGCCGCCTTGGGTTGAATATAACTTGCACATTATTGTTTTGGGTTTAGTAATCATTTCCATGTTTATAGGCGTCATTGAAATTAATATAACTGACAACATTAAAATCGTTTTATTGCCTTTATTATATGCCCTGATTATGGGTTTGGCTCTTTTTTTGGCAAAACCCATTAAATTTGTAGGTCGTGACCAGGCTAAAGTAGCTGAAGGAGTAATGGTTTTATTCATTGGTGTTTTGATTGCTAAATTGGCTATTTCAAGCGGCCGGTCATTGGATGATATTTTTAATGTTGGTCCTGCTTTGATTTTGCAACAGTTTGGAGATTTGGGGACTCTTATAGCATTACCTGTCGCTTTATTATTGGGTTTTAGAAGAGAAGTTATTGGTATGACCAGTTCTATTTGTCGTGAACCGAATTTAGGAATTATCATTGACAAATACGGCTTCAAGTCTCCCGAGGCACGCGGAGTTTTAGCAATTTTTGTTATCGGATCCATTATCGGAACAGCCTTTATCAGTTTATTGTCAAGTATCAGCATTTCAGTTTTGCCGATTCATCCATATGCTTTTGCAATGGCATCAGGCATAGGGAGTGCAAGTATGAATGCGGCATCCTTGGCTTCAATATCCCATGCTTTTCCATCAATGGCCACTGAGTTTGAAGCTTTTGCCGGTTGCAGCAATTTGCTTTCATTCTGTTTCGGTATTTACATGTGCATGTTTGTTTCCATACCTCTTGCAGAAAAATTGTATGCGTGGTTATCTCCCCACATACTGAAGGGTGATGAAGACTCCATTGATGATGAGTACGATATTCAGGAGGTAAAGGAGGACAAGTATTTATCTAAAGAGGAATTAACTTTAGGTAAGATTAAAAGATGGGGCGCATTGCTTCTTGTCTTTTCAATTATTGTAACCGTTGGAAATGTTGTAGGTTATCACACCAGGGTAATCGATTCATTTATTGGAATGATAATAATTTCTCTTATTACTATTATCGGAATGTCTCTTGAAAGACTTATTCCATATGACATTCAGTCAATTATCTACATCAGCCTGATTGGCATAATTATAGCTATTCCCGGCGTTCCAACATCCAGTTTTGTCATGCATTATGTTTCACAAATTAATCTGGCCACCATCTGTACTGCATTTTTAGCATATGTTGGAATTGCAATAGGTAATGATTGGGGCGAATTTAAAAAAATCGGATGGAAAGGAATTATCATTACCATGATTGTCATTTCCGGAACATATCTCGGTTCTGCAACTATTGCACATCTGACGCTGGCAGTTACAGGCATGATTTAA
- a CDS encoding DUF2953 domain-containing protein, with the protein MKKLKVYTFDLKSDDDEEEDEDEEDEDEKIDIKKIYKLAKPCFNDFKVFIKQVFNAISINRLENDLVIGFSSFAKTGEYIGYIWAALAVANEIIPNSRLRAQPSFAGEVLNFKGSANIDISIVKLIWPVINLLLKKEVRTLIKGVING; encoded by the coding sequence TTGAAAAAACTGAAAGTCTACACTTTCGACCTTAAATCCGATGACGACGAAGAGGAAGACGAGGACGAAGAGGACGAAGATGAAAAGATAGACATTAAAAAGATATATAAACTTGCCAAACCTTGTTTTAACGACTTTAAAGTATTCATTAAACAGGTCTTTAATGCAATCAGCATAAACAGGCTTGAAAACGATTTGGTTATCGGCTTTTCAAGTTTTGCCAAAACCGGAGAATACATAGGCTACATCTGGGCCGCCTTGGCTGTCGCTAATGAAATCATTCCCAATTCCCGCCTCAGGGCTCAGCCTTCATTTGCAGGCGAAGTGCTGAATTTCAAGGGAAGCGCAAACATTGACATAAGCATTGTAAAACTGATATGGCCTGTCATCAATCTGCTTTTGAAAAAGGAAGTAAGAACATTAATTAAGGGTGTTATAAATGGATGA
- a CDS encoding MFS transporter yields MDITGSIISFVGLVLFVLGILMLTDDTTFSIAAMVVGLIVLAAFALFEIKRKRKGNVPLLDVELLKDRNLRVGTILRLMVNLAMGGTLFAVSVYLQSVLALSAFNTGLTLLPMTLGLLLFALTAPKLSAKLNHKILMSIGCIIAIVGCLILSQQFTMDTTMLELMPGLFILGAGLGFVMALGVDIALSNIPEEGQNNASGIVTTGQTLGQSMGTAIIGVILILGIIGGISDGVNTYAPEHSSDQTFEKGVYHNIARIPQPLLGWG; encoded by the coding sequence TTGGACATTACCGGTTCCATAATTTCATTTGTAGGTCTTGTCCTCTTTGTTTTAGGTATTTTAATGCTGACTGACGATACCACTTTCAGTATAGCTGCAATGGTTGTTGGCCTGATTGTCCTGGCGGCCTTTGCATTGTTTGAAATCAAAAGAAAAAGAAAAGGCAATGTGCCTTTGCTTGACGTTGAATTATTAAAAGACAGAAATCTGCGTGTGGGCACTATCCTTAGGTTAATGGTTAATCTTGCTATGGGTGGAACATTGTTTGCTGTTTCCGTTTATCTGCAGAGCGTATTGGCGTTATCCGCATTCAACACAGGTTTGACTTTGCTTCCGATGACTTTGGGTCTTCTTCTTTTCGCATTGACGGCTCCAAAATTATCCGCAAAGCTGAATCACAAGATACTCATGTCCATAGGATGTATAATAGCAATCGTAGGATGTCTTATTTTAAGCCAGCAGTTTACAATGGATACGACAATGCTTGAATTAATGCCTGGACTCTTTATACTCGGAGCAGGTCTCGGTTTCGTAATGGCTTTAGGTGTGGACATTGCATTAAGCAATATTCCTGAAGAAGGCCAGAATAACGCGTCAGGTATTGTTACAACCGGCCAGACATTGGGTCAGTCAATGGGTACGGCAATTATCGGGGTAATTTTAATTCTTGGAATTATCGGAGGTATCAGCGATGGAGTAAATACTTATGCTCCGGAGCATTCCAGTGACCAGACATTCGAGAAAGGCGTTTATCATAATATTGCAAGAATACCCCAAC
- a CDS encoding phosphate signaling complex PhoU family protein, with translation MARSDKTLEDILDVIFFDKPSTQDEIAEKLNISRRYVTQLLKPLIDEDIVKRAYVIDLNKYDEIYGSSNPVFNIRQHSAFFLIENMLSSMSKHVKEQVQMSFDAILGNDKELAEEALKSDFTTNNMYEKVRASVETVVDVDPHSKLSKILLFNEAAYNYERIGDYSGHIAKFVINEKSPVDDELLGILKKMHKYAQKSISYSTEAFINGNIELRGDLMDTEEKIHETQQKAMNLIANQMIETSFDDIEMSNYYIYISRVVKSFERMGDISVEIMDLAIEFHKDIPRPTTPRSFRK, from the coding sequence ATGGCGCGAAGCGATAAGACTTTAGAAGATATTTTGGATGTTATATTTTTTGATAAACCCTCTACTCAGGACGAAATTGCCGAAAAATTAAATATTAGCCGCAGATATGTCACTCAATTGCTTAAACCGTTAATTGATGAAGACATTGTTAAAAGGGCTTATGTCATTGATTTAAATAAGTATGATGAAATCTATGGTTCATCAAACCCTGTTTTTAATATCAGACAGCATTCCGCATTTTTTTTAATTGAAAACATGCTGAGTAGCATGAGTAAACATGTTAAGGAACAGGTTCAAATGTCTTTTGATGCTATTTTAGGCAATGATAAGGAATTGGCAGAAGAAGCTTTAAAATCTGATTTTACCACAAACAATATGTATGAAAAGGTTCGAGCCTCTGTTGAAACTGTTGTTGATGTTGATCCCCATTCAAAACTTTCCAAGATTTTATTGTTTAATGAGGCGGCTTATAATTATGAACGTATTGGAGATTATTCGGGCCATATTGCCAAATTTGTTATTAATGAGAAGTCTCCGGTTGATGATGAACTTTTGGGGATATTAAAAAAGATGCATAAATATGCGCAGAAATCTATTTCATATTCAACGGAGGCTTTTATCAATGGAAATATAGAATTGCGTGGAGATTTGATGGATACCGAAGAGAAAATCCATGAAACTCAACAAAAGGCCATGAATCTTATTGCCAATCAGATGATTGAAACCTCCTTTGATGATATTGAAATGTCGAATTATTATATTTACATATCACGTGTGGTGAAATCATTCGAAAGAATGGGCGATATCTCTGTTGAAATCATGGATTTGGCTATAGAATTCCATAAAGATATTCCAAGGCCAACTACACCACGTTCATTCAGGAAATAA